The genomic segment GTGTCACGTGAGATCTCCGCGGTGTTCGGCGAGCGGGGCGTCGACGTCCTCGACGCGCCGGTCTCCGGAGGGCAGAGCGGAGCGGAGGAGGGCACGCTGTCCATCATGGTCGGTGGCTCGGCCGCGGTGCTCGAAGCCCAACGGCCGCTGCTGGAGGCCATGGGGCGGACGATCGTGCACATGGGAGAGGCCGGTGCAGGTCAGGTGGTGAAAGCCGCCAACCAGATCGCGGTCGCCGCGCATCTGCAGGCGCTCGCCGAGGTGATCGTGTTCCTCGAGGGACACGGCATCGATGCGACGACAGGGCTGACGGCCATCGCCGGTGGCCTGGGCGGAAGCACGGTCATCGACCGGAAGTCCGCCTCCGCCGTCGCCGGATCCTTCGACCCCGGCTTCCGCATCGAACTCCACGACAAGGACCTCGCCATCGTCGCCGAATCCGCGCGGGAACAGCGGCTCTCGCTGCCCCTCACCGCCACGGTCGCGCAACTGATGCGCGCTCTCGTCGCACGGGGCGACGGAGGACTCGACCATTCGGCGCTCGTCGGTCTTGCTCGCACCCTGAACGGCGAGGGCCGATGAGCACGGCGGTGCAGACCGAGCGGTCGGATGCCGCCGCGCGCACCGGTTGGTGGGATGCCCCGTTCGCGGTGTTCCAGACGAACCTCCGCGAGATCGATGTGACGCTGGACGTCGAGGCGACCCTCGACGACATCCAGGCACACGGAGCGGACGTCTGGCTGCTCAACGTCGGAGGCATTCTCGCGCACTACCCCACCGACCTGCGGTTCCAGACGCGCAACCCGCATCTGCGGGAGCGACCCGGCGGCGACCTCATCGCCGACGCCCTCGCCGCCACCCGCCGCCGGGGGATGCGACTGCTCGGTCGGATGGATTTCTCGAAGGTGCACCCGCGGATCATCGCCGAGCATCCGGAGTGGGCGTACCGTTCGCCGTCGGGGGAACTTCAGGTCTACGAAGGCCTCGTCAGCGTGTGTCCCCGGGGTGAGTACTACCAGCACCGGCTGCTCGACATCGTCGACGAAGTGCTCGATCGCTACGCCGTCGACGGGTTCTTCTTCAACTGGTTCGGGTTCAACGAGGTCGACTACGCAGGCGTGGTCCACGGCGTCTGCCACTGCGACGCATGCCGCCGCGCGTGGGTGGATGCTCAGGGCGATCGGCCGCTGCCCGCCCGCGTCGGAGATGACGGCTACGCGGACTGGAAGCGTCTGGCATCGGCCGCGATCGACGATCTCACCTCGCGGATCTCCGCTCACATCGGTGCCCGCCGACCGGACGCCGCGCTCATCCTCGGACGCGCGGCCGATGTGCTGTTCCATGAGGCCAACAACGCCGTCGGCCGCGTACTGTGGCCGTGGACGACCGCGGACGCCGTCAGCGCGCTGCGCGTCTCGCAACCGGACAAACCAGTGATGGTCAACGCCGTCGCGTTCGTCGACATGCCGTACCGTCTGGCGGGTGAACAGCCCGAGATGATGGCGCAGTATCTGCTGCAGGCGATCTCCAGAGGCGCGAACCCGTCGACGTACATCATGGGGCCGACCCGCGGCATCCGCTATCCCAGTGTCGACGCCGCCGCCGAGGTGACGCGGCTGCACCGCGACCACCGTGACGTGTACGCAGGGCTCCGGCCGGCCGCAGACGTGGCCGTCGTGATCCCCGATCCGCTCAGCGCGTCCGCGGAGCGCGCAGCCCAGGCGCGTCGGGAGTACCAGGGCGTGTGCGTTGCGCTGAGAGAGGCGCATGTCCCCTTCGAGTCGGTCGCTCAGGATCGCCTGGCCGCGATCGACCCGGCGCGCTTCACGACCGTCGTGCTTCCGGATCTCACCGGAGTGGACGACGCGTGGCTCGAACGGCACGTCGAGGCTGGTGGCCGGATCGTCGCGACGGGCGCCAGCGGCATCGCGGAGGATGGTTCGACGGCCACATGGCATCCCGCCCGTCGGGTCGTGGACGCGGTGTCCGACCCGAATGCGCTGAAGTCGTCTTACGTGCAGCGAGGGCCGTCCGCGCCTGTCGAGGGCACTGACGTCCTCCCGCTGCACGGCACGGCGTACGAGCTCGAGTGGCGTGATCAGGCGGCGCAGGATCTGCCGCTGATCGCGCAGGCCGCGTACGGACCCCCCGAGAGGGCATACGGCCACCGCCAGGGCCCCGGGCGCGCGCGGGGCCGGTGGCGACGCGGCTCCGGTGAGGTGATGGCGCTGTCGTGGACGCCGGGGCGATCGTATGTCGAGCTCGGGCTCACCGCGATCCGCGACGTCAT from the Microbacterium ginsengiterrae genome contains:
- a CDS encoding NAD(P)-dependent oxidoreductase, which codes for MRRSPIDISLYQLRFRTREFLMATVGFIGLGVMGLPMAEHLAAAGHEVRGYSRTPQTRRRAADRGVVEAESVAEAVRGADTVITMLPDSPDVREVALGDGGVLSHIGPDATFIDMSTIAPSVSREISAVFGERGVDVLDAPVSGGQSGAEEGTLSIMVGGSAAVLEAQRPLLEAMGRTIVHMGEAGAGQVVKAANQIAVAAHLQALAEVIVFLEGHGIDATTGLTAIAGGLGGSTVIDRKSASAVAGSFDPGFRIELHDKDLAIVAESAREQRLSLPLTATVAQLMRALVARGDGGLDHSALVGLARTLNGEGR
- a CDS encoding alpha-amylase family protein, with translation MSTAVQTERSDAAARTGWWDAPFAVFQTNLREIDVTLDVEATLDDIQAHGADVWLLNVGGILAHYPTDLRFQTRNPHLRERPGGDLIADALAATRRRGMRLLGRMDFSKVHPRIIAEHPEWAYRSPSGELQVYEGLVSVCPRGEYYQHRLLDIVDEVLDRYAVDGFFFNWFGFNEVDYAGVVHGVCHCDACRRAWVDAQGDRPLPARVGDDGYADWKRLASAAIDDLTSRISAHIGARRPDAALILGRAADVLFHEANNAVGRVLWPWTTADAVSALRVSQPDKPVMVNAVAFVDMPYRLAGEQPEMMAQYLLQAISRGANPSTYIMGPTRGIRYPSVDAAAEVTRLHRDHRDVYAGLRPAADVAVVIPDPLSASAERAAQARREYQGVCVALREAHVPFESVAQDRLAAIDPARFTTVVLPDLTGVDDAWLERHVEAGGRIVATGASGIAEDGSTATWHPARRVVDAVSDPNALKSSYVQRGPSAPVEGTDVLPLHGTAYELEWRDQAAQDLPLIAQAAYGPPERAYGHRQGPGRARGRWRRGSGEVMALSWTPGRSYVELGLTAIRDVIAETVRTVSGPQLVEFSGPEVVEVVIGRSDAGLVIHLLNGSGQRRNSFGPVIRTGEVRLRIAGHARHHVRAIVQPEAAHAETHGDDLLVILAGVGEVEAIVIGGPDAG